One genomic region from Lysobacterales bacterium encodes:
- a CDS encoding peptidyl-prolyl cis-trans isomerase — MSASSSRRRTPTFMLPIAMLAAGLAGGWSLRGPAPEPTALAGPPAQWVAQVEGDYISAEMFVEEMRRRGGSQPGQYQDLQQKRALLDDMVLKQALVQAAREEGIDQDPEIRRAVDQLLANQYLQRSLRQRQAAIRISEEEVQARYAAAAADYAVPARRRLALIRFALPANPGVDDWRAAERRAAEALDKAQQLPASVPHFGAVANAYSEDPESRWRGGLVGWIADAAPAEEASSLDPAVLAAARALPAPGAFSGPVRGADAVYVLRLVDVDAGRSRSYEELADGIRQGLQQQRLAEMEHEFREELLGRVRTVVRDEALAAIDPLSPPAPAEPLQPPALPGDRG, encoded by the coding sequence ATGAGCGCGTCATCCTCGCGTCGCCGCACGCCCACGTTCATGCTGCCCATCGCCATGCTCGCCGCGGGTCTGGCCGGCGGCTGGTCTCTGCGCGGTCCGGCGCCCGAGCCCACCGCGCTCGCAGGCCCGCCGGCGCAGTGGGTGGCGCAGGTGGAGGGCGACTACATCAGCGCCGAAATGTTCGTCGAGGAAATGCGCCGACGCGGTGGCAGCCAACCGGGCCAGTACCAGGACCTGCAGCAGAAGCGCGCGCTGCTCGACGACATGGTGCTCAAGCAGGCCCTGGTGCAGGCAGCGCGCGAGGAGGGCATCGACCAGGATCCCGAGATCCGTCGCGCGGTCGATCAGCTGCTGGCCAACCAGTACCTGCAGCGCAGCCTGCGCCAGCGCCAGGCCGCGATTCGCATCAGCGAGGAGGAGGTGCAGGCGCGCTATGCCGCGGCCGCCGCCGACTATGCGGTGCCGGCGCGCCGACGGCTGGCGCTGATCCGCTTCGCGCTGCCGGCGAACCCCGGCGTCGACGACTGGCGCGCGGCCGAGCGCCGCGCCGCCGAGGCGCTGGACAAGGCACAGCAGCTGCCCGCGTCGGTGCCACATTTCGGAGCCGTCGCAAACGCCTACTCGGAAGACCCCGAAAGCCGCTGGCGCGGAGGGCTCGTCGGTTGGATCGCTGACGCTGCCCCGGCAGAGGAAGCCAGCAGCCTCGACCCTGCCGTGCTTGCCGCCGCGCGCGCGCTGCCCGCGCCCGGCGCTTTCAGCGGACCGGTGCGCGGCGCGGATGCGGTGTATGTCCTCCGCCTCGTTGACGTCGATGCAGGCCGCAGCCGCAGCTACGAGGAGCTGGCCGATGGCATTCGCCAGGGCCTGCAGCAACAGCGTCTGGCCGAGATGGAGCACGAGTTCCGCGAGGAGCTGCTGGGGCGCGTGCGCACGGTCGTGCGCGACGAGGCGCTGGCCGCGATTGATCCCCTTTCTCCGCCGGCCCCTGCAGAGCCCCTGCAGCCGCCGGCTCTGCCCGGTGACCGCGGATGA
- a CDS encoding beta-propeller fold lactonase family protein: MNRPTPRVTHGAVPQAFGIALLLLGFALALPAQAEIEAPDHVLYGSATLFGQPAPVGSLIEVRSVPAGDVLARYTLGRDPRLGGQFRLGIPMSALNPRVPGTARPGDPVRIFLGQRLAAQTSVGAEGVARRLDIDPQNTGTGPAVTLDDVSGFEGSAGTVPLRFTFSLNTTSQAAVQVDYQTANGSAVGGPSCGPGVDFLQRTGRVSVPASSLSESLDIQICGDTVIEGAESFTVELINAENGVLARAAGVGTIIDDDDVPQLSVEPVRVLEPASGTATARFRARLSRSSTFEARFNFATQNLTATAGADYETRSGTATIPVGEVEALIDVVILADPQVEAPETFRLAFSQPFNLSFATPQVLGTIVDPAFAPEVELEQDVSGGPGGISALVQPSALALSPDGAHAYVASESRDAVLVFARDPGNGRLSYLRDYRAVAGGLPDARLDGAKHLLLSADGRHLYVAARNDAAIAVLSRDAATGELAFVGNQVEGQGAPGATGGSTRGLSGVSRLAMSPDGRHVYASGSLGNALSVFARDTQTGVLSFVEAETQGADDPNDAGAAVAGLERPAGLAVSADGAQVYVAARFGNAVVVFDRQRNAAEPRFGQLSFRTAYRNGLLGVSGLAGASDLVLSPDGGQLYVAAEADNGVVRFDRANSGSLTWRSKLSRGDAGLPGMAGPQSISLSPDGSELYVAGFGDSSLTIFSRVIAGSGAGNLRPLQTLFDEEAAVFNMGGPVAVVLSADDRQVYVVASTDSSIVVFRRLQAERIFVDGFETLIR; encoded by the coding sequence ATGAATCGACCGACTCCCCGCGTCACGCACGGCGCTGTGCCTCAGGCGTTCGGTATCGCCCTGCTCCTCCTCGGCTTCGCACTGGCGCTGCCTGCACAGGCCGAGATCGAGGCCCCGGACCACGTGCTTTACGGCTCCGCGACGCTGTTCGGCCAGCCCGCGCCGGTCGGCAGCCTGATCGAGGTGCGCAGCGTGCCTGCGGGCGATGTGCTGGCGCGCTACACGCTGGGTCGCGACCCGCGCCTCGGTGGGCAGTTCCGACTCGGCATTCCGATGTCGGCGCTCAACCCGCGGGTGCCCGGTACGGCACGCCCCGGCGACCCCGTGCGGATTTTTCTGGGCCAGCGGCTGGCGGCGCAGACCAGCGTCGGCGCCGAGGGCGTGGCTCGCCGGCTCGACATCGATCCGCAGAACACCGGCACCGGGCCCGCGGTCACCCTTGACGATGTCAGCGGCTTCGAGGGCAGCGCCGGCACAGTCCCGCTGCGCTTCACCTTCAGCCTGAATACCACCAGCCAGGCCGCGGTCCAGGTCGACTACCAGACCGCCAACGGCAGCGCCGTGGGCGGGCCGAGCTGCGGGCCAGGTGTGGACTTCCTGCAGCGCACTGGGCGTGTCAGCGTCCCCGCCAGCAGTCTCAGTGAGAGCCTCGACATCCAGATCTGCGGTGACACCGTGATCGAGGGTGCCGAGAGCTTCACGGTGGAGCTGATCAATGCCGAGAACGGCGTGCTCGCGCGTGCGGCCGGCGTCGGCACGATCATCGATGACGACGATGTGCCGCAGTTGAGCGTCGAGCCCGTGCGCGTGCTTGAGCCTGCATCCGGCACCGCGACCGCGCGCTTCCGCGCACGTCTGTCGCGCAGTTCGACCTTCGAGGCGCGCTTCAACTTCGCCACCCAGAACCTCACCGCCACCGCGGGCGCGGACTACGAGACCCGCAGCGGCACGGCGACGATCCCCGTGGGTGAGGTCGAGGCGCTGATCGATGTGGTGATCCTCGCCGACCCCCAGGTCGAAGCACCGGAAACCTTCAGGCTAGCGTTCTCGCAGCCCTTCAACCTCAGCTTCGCCACGCCCCAGGTGCTCGGCACGATCGTCGACCCCGCCTTCGCGCCCGAGGTCGAGCTTGAGCAGGACGTGAGCGGCGGTCCGGGCGGAATCAGTGCCCTGGTCCAGCCCAGCGCACTCGCGCTGTCGCCCGACGGCGCCCACGCCTACGTCGCCAGCGAAAGTCGAGACGCCGTGCTGGTGTTCGCGCGCGATCCCGGCAACGGGCGGCTCAGCTACCTGCGCGATTACCGTGCCGTCGCCGGTGGACTCCCGGATGCACGCCTGGATGGCGCCAAGCACCTGCTGCTCAGCGCGGATGGGCGCCACCTCTATGTGGCCGCCCGCAACGATGCCGCGATCGCCGTGCTGTCCCGCGACGCTGCAACGGGCGAGCTTGCGTTCGTCGGCAATCAGGTCGAAGGGCAGGGCGCGCCCGGAGCGACCGGCGGCAGCACGCGCGGCCTGAGCGGAGTCAGTCGGCTGGCGATGAGTCCTGACGGACGGCATGTCTATGCCAGCGGCTCGCTGGGCAACGCGCTGTCCGTGTTTGCCCGCGACACTCAAACCGGCGTGCTGAGCTTCGTTGAAGCCGAGACCCAAGGCGCAGACGACCCGAATGACGCCGGTGCCGCGGTGGCAGGGCTGGAACGCCCCGCCGGTCTGGCCGTTTCCGCGGACGGCGCGCAGGTGTACGTGGCTGCGCGCTTCGGCAATGCGGTGGTGGTCTTCGATCGTCAGCGCAACGCCGCCGAACCGCGGTTCGGCCAGCTCAGCTTCCGCACCGCCTACCGCAACGGCCTGCTGGGCGTGAGCGGATTGGCCGGAGCATCGGATCTTGTGCTGAGCCCCGATGGCGGCCAGCTCTACGTGGCCGCCGAAGCCGACAACGGGGTGGTGCGCTTCGACCGCGCCAACAGCGGTTCGCTGACCTGGCGGAGCAAGCTCAGCCGCGGCGACGCCGGACTGCCCGGCATGGCCGGCCCCCAGTCGATCAGCCTGTCGCCAGACGGCAGTGAACTGTACGTGGCCGGCTTCGGCGACAGCAGCCTGACGATCTTCAGCCGCGTCATCGCCGGCAGCGGCGCCGGCAACCTGCGCCCCCTGCAGACCCTGTTCGATGAAGAGGCAGCTGTGTTCAACATGGGCGGGCCGGTGGCCGTGGTTCTGAGTGCGGACGATCGCCAGGTCTACGTGGTGGCCAGCACCGACAGCAGCATCGTCGTGTTCCGCCGCCTGCAGGCGGAGCGGATTTTCGTCGACGGGTTCGAGACCTTGATCCGGTGA
- a CDS encoding VWA domain-containing protein: MTELQRRWRLILGPAAEAATAHTGAGQHSDADSRAKQDEAGDADADAEPAATGAQASAGGDAFDGAGRGLTRAAPGGGSVQLSADDAERDRLLDYLYRHEYAEREFEPTARSRRGGRRSGGLGAPEWLRGVRRLFPASTVEHLQREGLQRYGLTELLTDPEVLAQAQPSMDLVRTLLSCRSLLPPESMGEARRLIRSVISELEARLARSIRARFQGRRRRGQHGGRRSLAELDWPTTLRRNLKHYDHTADALVLRQLYFHARQQRQMPWELVLLVDQSGSMLDSVIHAAVVAAVFSGLSTLKTRLILFDTRIVDLGEQLADPVETLLGLQLGGGTDIAAAMAYAADRIQQPSRSLLVLISDFYEGGDGAALLEQTRRLAGSGVKLLGLAALDREAQPDYDHQRAQELAACGMAIGAMTPDHLADWVAKAIA, from the coding sequence ATGACTGAGCTGCAGCGACGCTGGCGCTTGATCCTCGGGCCCGCCGCCGAGGCCGCCACTGCACACACGGGCGCTGGCCAACACAGCGATGCCGACAGTCGCGCTAAGCAGGACGAAGCCGGCGACGCCGATGCCGATGCCGAGCCCGCTGCGACCGGTGCGCAGGCGTCCGCGGGGGGCGATGCGTTCGACGGCGCAGGACGTGGCCTGACGCGCGCGGCGCCTGGCGGCGGGAGCGTGCAGCTCAGCGCCGACGATGCCGAGCGCGATCGCCTGCTCGACTACCTCTACCGCCATGAGTACGCCGAGCGCGAGTTCGAGCCCACAGCGCGCAGCCGCCGCGGCGGGCGCAGATCCGGCGGGCTCGGCGCACCCGAGTGGCTGCGCGGCGTGCGCCGCTTGTTCCCCGCCAGCACGGTGGAGCATCTGCAGCGCGAAGGCCTGCAGCGCTACGGCTTGACCGAGCTGCTGACCGACCCCGAGGTGCTGGCGCAGGCGCAGCCCAGCATGGACCTGGTGCGCACCCTGCTGAGCTGCCGCAGCCTGCTGCCGCCGGAAAGCATGGGCGAAGCGCGGCGCCTGATCCGCAGCGTGATCTCAGAACTCGAAGCGCGGCTGGCGCGTTCGATCCGCGCGCGCTTCCAGGGCCGCCGTCGGCGCGGCCAGCACGGCGGCCGGCGCAGCCTGGCCGAACTCGACTGGCCGACCACGCTGCGCCGCAATCTCAAGCACTACGACCACACCGCCGACGCGCTGGTGCTGCGTCAGCTGTACTTCCACGCGCGCCAGCAGCGGCAGATGCCCTGGGAGCTGGTGCTGCTGGTCGACCAGAGCGGCTCGATGCTGGATTCGGTGATTCATGCGGCCGTGGTCGCCGCCGTGTTCAGCGGCCTGTCGACCTTGAAGACGCGCCTGATCCTGTTCGACACCCGAATCGTCGATCTCGGCGAGCAGCTCGCCGATCCGGTCGAAACCCTGCTCGGTTTGCAGCTGGGCGGCGGCACCGACATCGCCGCGGCCATGGCCTACGCCGCCGACCGCATCCAGCAGCCCAGCCGCAGCCTGCTGGTCTTGATCAGCGACTTCTACGAAGGCGGTGACGGCGCAGCGCTGCTTGAGCAGACGCGCCGCCTCGCTGGCAGTGGGGTCAAGCTGCTTGGCCTCGCGGCCCTGGATCGCGAGGCGCAACCCGACTACGACCACCAGCGCGCCCAGGAACTGGCCGCGTGCGGCATGGCGATCGGCGCGATGACGCCGGACCACCTCGCCGACTGGGTCGCGAAGGCGATCGCATGA
- a CDS encoding DUF4132 domain-containing protein, whose product MTELPSPPQRIEQLPEKCIEAWQALGAELSESSLTGIRQTWNSKHWGVFVHYLREVRQGSPPVDRLPGWRDALMRLLQDTPNAYANHAAFLIDASIHLLSAADVLSIPGNVEILSRETLPHMWMRGFMPRNREERAGLAALIASTDNPTVQAAAFDLLARAGSRRDESAAEKADRHDLLATAIAAISDEALHRFQDVDSGFGRLNANELVREIEPIDLLLTLAERGGLALRRAALERLNGNMNHDSAKPDRGAIERLKALLIADPVSFRKAYVMAPDVGLAEQAWALSDGDKMRAYVLRWVEDLFEYERFGAVTPEHPALPLLQRILDAAPDIASVWFLNRENYRPAVDIEFGLLQQLWRLQPASLLPLFLHWLGARLGDDPNWPVGWRDEKGGKARVAAVRSTFATFVGDVLRARSADIVAVKPTDAVHLLRFLEDSELLRLLNPGLMELAAKSKPIQRALPARLAAAGTGLLAELGWLDDRRKGVREVGLEALLLCTDTAAEPLLQKVHDDARTADADRDRIRARLGRKAAAAATTLAPEHSSAAVEASPGAAAHAADLDALKARVAKAKIKPAVDKLWSESLAAALAPLPPEYGRWLLTLAVDTKEDRLADTALSLLAHLSRERQAALAAQLLQLWLAENGDRKLSWLLLFVPAGGDDRLVEPLFEAFKSWHKRAKPKAVTALQTLGSLDTAYALSHVYEVYSKSIYSDAIHQGARTALLAAAKRRGCDLAGLLDEITPDFGLTNSGRVFDFGPCSYTMRVGTDLELSFTHSLSGKTSKTLPKAKDGEDLDARAAADAAIKLLRGGLKKVIKLQAQRLEDAMVSERRWPAARWRVLFVEHAVLGLIGQGLIWTRLAADGRALGSLRISEDRSLIDAADQPVQLADDDCVRLWHPALAEAGEVEAWTAHLKDYEIKPFLDQVGRPVLVLSAEEMNSTSLHRHAGLRVAQSTLKYGLEGWNYQIRDQDGSHIFGYQRRFTDGLRVQIDTEDMDASLYGDASVCAVEFYRGQQVQFLSQVPAPLLSLAAEHIGKLALKASK is encoded by the coding sequence GTGACCGAACTGCCGAGCCCGCCGCAGCGCATTGAGCAGCTGCCCGAGAAATGCATCGAAGCCTGGCAGGCGCTGGGCGCCGAGCTGAGCGAGTCCAGCCTCACCGGCATCCGCCAGACCTGGAACTCCAAGCACTGGGGCGTGTTCGTCCACTACCTGCGCGAGGTGCGCCAGGGCAGCCCGCCGGTGGATCGATTGCCGGGTTGGCGCGACGCCCTGATGCGACTCCTGCAGGACACTCCGAACGCGTATGCCAACCACGCTGCCTTTCTGATCGATGCCAGCATCCATCTGCTGTCGGCGGCTGACGTGCTGTCGATCCCCGGCAATGTCGAGATCCTGAGCCGCGAGACCTTGCCGCACATGTGGATGCGCGGCTTCATGCCGCGCAATCGCGAGGAACGCGCCGGGCTGGCGGCGCTGATCGCCTCGACCGACAATCCGACCGTGCAGGCCGCAGCCTTCGATCTGCTGGCGCGAGCAGGCAGCCGCCGCGACGAGAGTGCCGCGGAAAAGGCCGACCGCCACGACCTGCTGGCGACCGCGATTGCGGCGATCAGCGACGAAGCGCTGCATCGCTTCCAGGATGTCGACTCGGGCTTTGGCCGTCTCAATGCCAACGAACTGGTGCGCGAGATCGAACCGATCGACCTGCTGCTGACCCTCGCCGAGCGCGGTGGCCTGGCGCTGCGGCGGGCGGCGCTTGAGCGACTGAACGGGAACATGAACCACGACTCCGCGAAGCCCGATCGCGGGGCGATCGAGCGGCTCAAGGCGCTGCTGATCGCGGACCCGGTGAGCTTCCGCAAGGCCTACGTGATGGCTCCCGATGTCGGTCTGGCCGAGCAGGCCTGGGCGCTCAGCGATGGCGACAAGATGCGCGCCTACGTGCTGCGCTGGGTGGAGGACCTGTTCGAGTACGAACGCTTCGGCGCGGTCACCCCTGAGCACCCTGCCCTGCCGCTGCTGCAGCGGATCCTGGACGCAGCGCCGGACATCGCGAGCGTGTGGTTCTTGAATCGCGAAAATTATCGCCCCGCAGTGGACATCGAGTTCGGCCTGCTGCAGCAGCTGTGGCGCCTGCAGCCGGCTTCCCTGCTGCCGCTGTTCCTCCACTGGCTGGGAGCGCGGCTCGGTGATGACCCCAACTGGCCGGTGGGCTGGCGCGACGAGAAGGGTGGGAAAGCGCGCGTGGCGGCGGTGCGCAGCACCTTTGCGACCTTCGTGGGCGATGTCCTGCGCGCGCGATCTGCCGACATCGTGGCGGTCAAGCCCACCGATGCGGTGCACCTGCTGCGATTCCTGGAGGACTCCGAGTTGCTGCGCCTGCTGAACCCCGGGCTGATGGAGCTTGCGGCCAAGAGCAAACCCATTCAGCGCGCTCTGCCAGCACGGCTGGCCGCGGCCGGCACCGGCCTGCTGGCCGAACTCGGTTGGCTCGATGACCGCCGCAAGGGCGTGCGCGAGGTGGGCCTGGAGGCGCTGCTGCTGTGCACCGACACCGCGGCCGAGCCACTGCTGCAGAAGGTTCACGACGACGCGCGCACGGCCGATGCCGACCGCGACCGCATTCGGGCGCGGCTGGGCCGCAAGGCTGCGGCGGCTGCGACAACGCTCGCGCCTGAACACAGCAGCGCCGCGGTCGAAGCGTCGCCGGGCGCCGCCGCCCACGCCGCCGATCTCGACGCGCTGAAAGCCCGCGTTGCCAAGGCCAAGATCAAGCCGGCGGTCGACAAGCTGTGGAGCGAGTCGCTTGCCGCTGCGCTGGCGCCGCTGCCGCCGGAGTACGGGCGCTGGCTGCTGACGCTGGCGGTGGACACCAAAGAAGATCGCCTCGCCGACACCGCGCTCAGCCTGCTGGCGCATCTGTCGCGCGAGCGTCAGGCGGCGCTGGCCGCGCAGCTGCTGCAGCTGTGGCTGGCGGAGAACGGTGATCGCAAGCTGAGCTGGCTGCTGCTGTTCGTGCCGGCGGGTGGCGACGATCGTCTGGTCGAACCGCTGTTCGAAGCGTTCAAGTCCTGGCACAAGCGCGCCAAGCCGAAGGCCGTCACCGCCCTGCAGACGCTCGGCAGCCTCGATACCGCTTACGCGCTCTCGCATGTGTACGAGGTCTATTCGAAATCGATCTACTCGGATGCGATCCATCAGGGCGCCCGCACAGCCCTGCTGGCCGCCGCCAAGCGCCGCGGCTGCGACCTGGCCGGCCTGCTCGACGAGATCACGCCCGATTTCGGTCTGACCAACAGCGGCCGCGTGTTCGACTTCGGCCCCTGCAGCTACACCATGCGGGTGGGCACCGATCTGGAACTGAGCTTCACCCACAGCCTGAGCGGCAAGACCAGCAAGACCCTGCCGAAAGCCAAGGACGGCGAAGACCTGGACGCCCGTGCCGCGGCCGACGCGGCGATCAAGCTGCTGCGCGGCGGGCTGAAGAAGGTCATCAAGCTGCAGGCGCAGCGGCTGGAGGATGCGATGGTCAGCGAGCGCCGCTGGCCGGCCGCGCGCTGGCGGGTGCTGTTCGTCGAGCACGCCGTGCTCGGCCTGATCGGCCAGGGCCTGATCTGGACGCGTCTGGCCGCCGATGGCCGGGCACTGGGCAGCCTGCGCATCAGTGAGGACCGTTCGCTGATTGATGCCGCCGACCAGCCGGTGCAGCTGGCGGACGACGATTGCGTGCGGCTGTGGCACCCCGCGCTGGCGGAAGCCGGCGAGGTGGAGGCGTGGACCGCGCACCTCAAGGACTACGAGATCAAGCCCTTTCTCGACCAGGTCGGTCGACCGGTGCTGGTGCTGAGCGCGGAGGAGATGAACTCCACATCGCTGCATCGGCATGCGGGCCTGCGCGTTGCCCAGTCCACGCTCAAGTACGGCCTGGAGGGCTGGAACTACCAGATCCGCGACCAGGACGGCAGCCACATCTTCGGCTACCAGCGCCGCTTCACCGACGGGCTGAGGGTGCAGATCGATACCGAGGACATGGACGCCAGCCTGTACGGCGATGCATCGGTCTGCGCGGTGGAGTTCTACCGCGGCCAGCAGGTGCAGTTCCTCAGCCAGGTGCCCGCGCCGCTGCTGTCGCTGGCAGCCGAGCACATCGGCAAGCTCGCGCTCAAGGCCAGCAAGTGA
- a CDS encoding AAA family ATPase, giving the protein MSPLRDAQRLPAELLYADELAALAESDRAPRPAGWRLSPVSVRRFILGGASDADGPRCSRKIFGNDIAVERAIVTLAGQRGLMLVGEPGTAKSLLSELLAAAISGTSTQTVQGSAGTAEEQIRYSWNYALLLRDGPSERALVPGPLHRCMAQGQLLRFEEITRCPIEIQDSLIPVLSDRVLHVPELGDAAMLLSRPGFNIIATANLRDRGVNEMSAALKRRFNFETLQPIRELKAEAELVAREVDRLLADDAIDTRLPPDVSELLVTVFQELRSGEALGVRLEPLSSVLSTAEAVNVAYSAAAEAWYFGAATPSPDTLLRHMSGTVLKDDADDRRRLADYLRLVRSKRGKQHNWQQLLDGERWL; this is encoded by the coding sequence ATGAGCCCCCTCCGCGACGCCCAGCGACTGCCGGCCGAACTTCTGTATGCAGACGAGCTGGCCGCACTGGCGGAGTCCGATCGCGCGCCGCGGCCGGCCGGCTGGCGGCTGAGCCCGGTGAGCGTGCGTCGCTTCATTCTGGGCGGCGCTTCCGATGCCGATGGCCCGCGCTGCAGCCGCAAGATCTTCGGCAACGACATCGCGGTCGAGCGCGCCATCGTGACCTTGGCCGGACAGCGCGGGCTGATGCTGGTCGGCGAGCCCGGCACCGCCAAGTCGCTGCTGTCAGAGCTGCTGGCTGCAGCGATCTCGGGCACCAGCACGCAGACGGTCCAGGGCTCTGCAGGCACCGCCGAAGAGCAGATCCGCTACAGCTGGAACTATGCCCTGCTGCTGCGCGATGGCCCGTCCGAGCGCGCACTGGTTCCCGGCCCACTGCATCGCTGCATGGCCCAGGGTCAATTGCTGCGCTTCGAGGAGATCACCCGCTGCCCGATCGAGATCCAGGACAGCCTGATTCCGGTGCTGTCCGATCGCGTGCTGCACGTGCCCGAGCTGGGCGATGCCGCCATGCTGCTGTCGCGGCCGGGCTTCAACATCATCGCCACCGCCAACCTGCGCGATCGCGGGGTCAACGAGATGTCGGCGGCACTCAAGCGCCGCTTCAACTTCGAAACCCTGCAGCCCATTCGTGAGCTGAAAGCCGAAGCCGAGCTGGTCGCCCGCGAAGTGGATCGCCTGCTGGCTGACGACGCCATCGACACCCGCCTGCCGCCGGACGTAAGCGAACTGCTGGTGACGGTGTTCCAGGAGCTGCGCAGCGGCGAAGCGCTGGGCGTGCGGCTGGAGCCCCTGTCGAGCGTGCTGTCGACGGCCGAAGCCGTCAATGTCGCCTACAGCGCTGCCGCCGAGGCCTGGTACTTCGGCGCCGCCACGCCCAGCCCGGACACCCTGCTCCGCCACATGAGCGGCACCGTGCTGAAAGACGACGCCGACGATCGGCGACGGCTGGCGGACTACCTGCGCCTCGTGCGCAGCAAGCGCGGCAAGCAACACAACTGGCAGCAACTGCTGGACGGCGAGCGCTGGCTCTGA
- a CDS encoding right-handed parallel beta-helix repeat-containing protein, giving the protein MPESSRNLCPQYRGAYDSAGNPEVNLTLINNTITTIQGDPLAVAPVGNSTADPLFVNAAAQNYRLQNTSPAINTGTPIGSAQTGSDHTGNVRWFGTLPDRGAFESSVGTTATTITVTNTNDSGAGSLRQAISDAKVSSNLNRIHFGIGSTCGPRIINLATPLPTITGPVVIDGYTQPGSARNTAPTANNAVRCIGLNGQGSVFNGISTDTDDTVAVTIDGLGFGGFTFIALNLTGGNGHRLVGSQFGGQIGPASNLVTLLPSVNGVQVGSLLGSAAAGVDIGGPDPAERNVFSDSTDAAIRVGGGARNANIVNNYIGVGPGGSASTEANRDGIVIAGRFTAVTGNTISNNTRHGILVAGSNARGTGISNNRIGINALCTPLSCGSTFGNAEDGVRFDDAAADAVVDENQIRFNGDDGVVITGDAVRIAVLRNTITDNGEQPIDLSDDGASQNTNNSGPVPAGSGNLRQNRPTVASAIGQGAASQAVGIASGSLSSSNGTYRIDFYAVIDCPLPIIFGSGSPQTWLGATFATISNGTASFDGNASYSGIIAAPGDPDFFASPRLIAATATRMTSSDTDSQPRSTSEVSGCISFEGRLFSDGFE; this is encoded by the coding sequence TTGCCAGAAAGTTCTAGAAACCTGTGTCCGCAGTACCGGGGAGCTTACGACAGCGCCGGCAATCCAGAGGTCAACCTGACCCTCATCAACAACACGATCACCACGATCCAGGGCGATCCGCTGGCCGTGGCGCCGGTTGGCAACAGCACGGCCGATCCGCTGTTTGTCAACGCTGCAGCGCAGAACTACCGCCTGCAGAACACCTCGCCCGCCATCAACACCGGCACGCCCATCGGCAGCGCGCAGACCGGTAGCGATCACACTGGCAACGTGCGCTGGTTCGGCACGCTGCCGGATCGAGGCGCCTTCGAATCCTCGGTGGGCACCACCGCAACCACAATCACCGTCACCAATACCAACGACAGCGGCGCCGGATCATTGCGGCAGGCGATTTCAGACGCCAAGGTGTCATCGAACTTGAATCGCATCCACTTCGGCATCGGCAGCACCTGCGGCCCGCGCATCATCAATCTCGCCACGCCGCTGCCGACGATCACCGGCCCAGTGGTGATCGATGGCTATACCCAGCCCGGATCGGCACGCAACACCGCTCCCACCGCGAACAACGCGGTGCGCTGCATTGGTCTGAACGGCCAAGGCAGCGTGTTCAACGGAATCTCCACCGACACCGATGACACAGTGGCGGTCACCATCGACGGGCTCGGCTTCGGCGGTTTCACTTTCATCGCATTGAATCTCACCGGCGGCAATGGTCATCGCCTGGTGGGCTCGCAGTTCGGCGGGCAGATCGGACCAGCCTCGAACCTGGTCACGCTGCTGCCCAGCGTCAATGGCGTGCAGGTGGGCTCGCTGCTCGGCAGCGCAGCGGCAGGCGTCGACATCGGCGGGCCCGATCCAGCTGAGCGCAACGTGTTCTCCGACAGCACCGACGCTGCGATCCGCGTCGGCGGCGGCGCGCGCAATGCCAACATCGTCAACAACTACATCGGCGTCGGTCCCGGCGGCAGCGCGAGCACCGAAGCCAACCGCGATGGCATCGTCATCGCCGGCCGCTTCACCGCGGTCACCGGCAACACCATCAGCAACAACACTCGCCACGGCATCCTTGTCGCCGGCAGCAACGCGCGCGGCACCGGGATCAGCAACAATCGCATCGGCATCAACGCACTGTGTACGCCGCTGAGCTGCGGCAGCACCTTCGGCAATGCGGAGGACGGCGTCCGCTTCGACGACGCTGCCGCCGATGCGGTGGTCGACGAAAACCAGATCCGCTTCAATGGCGACGATGGCGTGGTGATCACCGGCGATGCGGTGCGCATCGCGGTGCTGCGAAACACCATTACCGACAACGGTGAGCAGCCGATCGACCTGTCCGACGACGGCGCCAGCCAGAACACCAACAACTCAGGCCCGGTGCCGGCGGGTTCGGGCAACCTCCGCCAGAACCGCCCGACCGTAGCCAGCGCGATCGGTCAGGGCGCCGCCAGCCAGGCTGTGGGCATCGCCAGCGGCAGCCTGAGCTCCAGCAATGGCACCTACCGCATCGACTTCTACGCGGTGATCGATTGTCCGCTGCCGATCATCTTCGGCAGCGGCTCACCGCAGACCTGGCTGGGTGCCACGTTTGCCACGATCAGCAACGGCACCGCGAGCTTTGACGGCAACGCCAGTTACAGCGGCATTATTGCTGCGCCGGGTGATCCCGACTTCTTCGCAAGCCCACGCCTGATTGCCGCGACCGCCACCCGCATGACCAGCAGCGACACCGACAGCCAACCGCGCAGCACCTCCGAAGTATCCGGCTGCATTTCGTTCGAGGGGCGGCTGTTCTCCGACGGGTTCGAGTGA